The following coding sequences lie in one Arthrobacter sp. SLBN-122 genomic window:
- the menD gene encoding 2-succinyl-5-enolpyruvyl-6-hydroxy-3-cyclohexene-1-carboxylic-acid synthase: MTSPNEPAPDTPAELQEDELSALASARTAVDVLLDGGVRHVVVSPGSRSAPMAYALAEASAAGRVDLMVRIDERSAGFTALGLALATGSPVAVLTTSGTAVGNLMPAVMEANHAAVPLIVLSADRPDELRGTGANQTTIQPDLFGEQVRFAVDIPAGTNPERAVQTGLSAATGAFPDLPPGPVQLNLAFRDPLVPSQGEGLPEAVERQRYRVGTEPLVMNLPPAPDSLPERRTVVLAGHDAGPVAEAFARAHNLPLLAEPSSNSRFGPNAVGPYRLLLEHFGSGSAQPVERVVLFGRPTLSRPVAALLARADVEAALYQPVPVAWYEPGRRTELPLENLADLACFAGRGTSAWLDTWLLAGSAAQHALDQVISAEAAATGPSVAALVWKHARGQLLLGSSNGIRDVDLAGLPAPDPAATVYANRGLAGIDGTVSTATGIALGGRQETTVLMGDVTFLHDAGGLLLGTGEEQPDLRIVVLNDSGGAIFGLLEHGGVEEGGRYGDAVERLFATPHSVDIAALAAAYGVGHSLVSTTAGLAEALARPVQGRSIVEVRTDRRQLRQLHARIKEAVATAVTGVLAGQ, encoded by the coding sequence GTGACCTCGCCGAACGAACCTGCCCCGGACACTCCCGCTGAGTTGCAGGAAGATGAGCTGAGCGCGCTGGCCTCCGCGCGGACCGCCGTCGACGTCCTGCTCGACGGCGGCGTGCGGCACGTGGTGGTGTCGCCGGGTTCCCGGTCGGCACCCATGGCATACGCCCTGGCCGAAGCATCCGCTGCCGGCCGCGTGGACCTGATGGTGCGGATCGATGAGCGGTCCGCCGGCTTCACGGCCCTGGGCCTGGCCCTGGCCACCGGTTCGCCGGTGGCCGTGCTCACCACGTCAGGGACCGCCGTCGGGAACCTGATGCCGGCGGTGATGGAGGCCAACCATGCCGCCGTGCCGCTGATCGTCCTCTCCGCGGACCGGCCCGACGAGCTGCGCGGAACCGGCGCCAACCAGACCACCATCCAGCCGGACCTGTTCGGTGAGCAGGTGCGCTTCGCCGTCGACATTCCCGCGGGGACCAACCCCGAGCGTGCGGTCCAGACCGGGCTCTCCGCTGCGACCGGCGCCTTCCCGGACCTGCCGCCGGGCCCGGTCCAGCTGAACCTCGCGTTCCGCGACCCGCTGGTTCCGTCGCAGGGCGAAGGGCTCCCGGAGGCGGTGGAGCGGCAGCGCTACCGGGTGGGCACCGAGCCTTTGGTCATGAACCTGCCGCCGGCGCCGGACAGCCTGCCGGAGCGGCGCACAGTGGTGCTGGCAGGGCACGATGCCGGTCCGGTCGCCGAGGCCTTCGCCCGCGCCCACAACCTGCCGCTGCTGGCCGAGCCATCCTCCAATTCCCGCTTCGGGCCCAACGCCGTGGGCCCGTACCGGCTGCTGCTGGAGCATTTCGGCTCGGGTTCCGCACAGCCCGTGGAGCGTGTGGTGCTGTTCGGCCGGCCCACCCTGTCCCGTCCGGTGGCTGCGCTCCTGGCCCGCGCCGATGTTGAAGCGGCCCTGTACCAGCCGGTTCCGGTGGCCTGGTACGAGCCCGGCCGCCGCACCGAGCTGCCCCTGGAAAACCTGGCGGACCTGGCCTGTTTCGCCGGCCGCGGGACCTCCGCCTGGCTGGACACTTGGCTCCTCGCCGGCTCCGCTGCGCAGCATGCCCTGGATCAGGTAATCTCCGCAGAAGCCGCTGCCACCGGGCCGTCCGTCGCCGCACTGGTCTGGAAGCACGCCCGCGGCCAGCTGCTGCTGGGGTCCTCCAACGGCATCAGAGACGTGGACCTGGCCGGATTGCCCGCGCCTGATCCCGCCGCCACGGTGTACGCAAACCGGGGCCTGGCCGGGATCGACGGCACCGTTTCCACGGCCACCGGCATCGCGCTGGGCGGCCGGCAGGAGACCACCGTGCTGATGGGCGACGTCACGTTCCTGCACGACGCCGGCGGGCTCCTCCTCGGCACGGGGGAAGAACAGCCGGACCTGCGGATCGTGGTCCTGAATGATTCCGGCGGCGCGATCTTCGGGCTCCTGGAACACGGGGGAGTCGAGGAGGGCGGCCGCTACGGAGACGCCGTCGAACGGCTCTTCGCTACCCCGCACTCCGTGGACATCGCGGCACTCGCCGCAGCGTACGGCGTCGGGCATTCACTGGTAAGTACGACGGCGGGACTCGCCGAAGCGCTGGCCCGGCCTGTGCAGGGGCGCAGCATCGTGGAGGTCCGGACGGACCGCCGGCAGCTGCGGCAGCTCCACGCCCGGATCAAGGAAGCCGTGGCCACCGCCGTTACCGGAGTGCTGGCCGGGCAGTAA